The following coding sequences are from one Formosa haliotis window:
- a CDS encoding DUF3109 family protein, translated as MFQLGKTIVSEDIIEKDFLCNLSACKGACCIDGDAGAPLDKEEIKILEDIYPKVKPFLRQKGIDAIEAQGTYVTTDFGDLETPLIDGADCAYVIFDKKGTALCAIEEAYNQGEISWKKPVSCHLYPIRVKDFTEFSAVNYDRWDICDDACTLGKELQVPIYKFVKEALIRKFGEDWYMELEKVAESYK; from the coding sequence ATGTTTCAATTAGGAAAAACCATAGTTTCAGAAGATATTATAGAGAAAGATTTTCTTTGTAATCTATCGGCGTGTAAAGGTGCATGTTGTATTGATGGCGACGCCGGAGCGCCTTTAGATAAGGAAGAAATAAAAATATTAGAGGATATTTACCCGAAAGTAAAACCGTTTTTAAGACAAAAAGGGATAGACGCTATCGAGGCTCAAGGTACTTATGTAACTACAGATTTTGGAGATTTAGAAACCCCGCTTATTGATGGAGCAGACTGTGCTTATGTTATTTTTGATAAAAAAGGCACGGCACTTTGCGCTATCGAGGAAGCTTATAATCAGGGTGAAATAAGCTGGAAAAAACCAGTGTCATGCCACTTATATCCGATTCGAGTGAAAGATTTTACCGAGTTTTCGGCGGTAAATTATGACCGTTGGGACATTTGCGACGATGCATGTACTTTGGGTAAAGAGCTACAAGTGCCCATTTACAAATTTGTAAAAGAAGCTTTAATTAGAAAATTTGGCGAAGACTGGTATATGGAGTTAGAGAAAGTGGCCGAATCTTATAAGTAA
- a CDS encoding S41 family peptidase — protein MAFKKKYLPLVIGAAVAAGIFIGGKLNFSDRSDRLFTSNSNKEKLNRLIDYINYEYVDNVNTDSIVDVTVNGILENLDPHSVYIPKEDMERVAENMKGDFVGIGIHFYTYKDTVTVIRTVEDGPSDKVGILGGDRIIYANGDSLFGKHLVDGDIVHRLKGPVDSKVQLKVFRKDTNEILDFEVARDLIPIKSVDASYMLTNTLGYIKVNRFAESTFKEFKKALLDLKAQGAKEMTIDLRDNPGGFLSVAEQIVDEFLEDEKLILFTKNKSGNIDKDYATAKGDFEQGEVYVLINENSASASEIVAGALQDNDKGTIVGRRSYGKGLVQREMELGDGSAVRLTVSRYYTPTGRSIQRSYSHGNKDYYDEYFERLESGELIDPTKIKVSDSLKFTTPKGKIVYGGGGIIPDVFVPLDTNMQNETLLFLEQRGFISYFIFEELEKDRHMFDGYTRRNFIDDFIVSDDLVIKFQDYLNMRTASNITFVAFHEEVKQYLKATIADQLFGKGAYTEVFNANDDMINEVLKLSEQHQD, from the coding sequence ATGGCGTTTAAAAAAAAATATTTACCCTTGGTTATCGGAGCTGCTGTAGCGGCCGGGATATTTATTGGGGGTAAATTAAATTTTTCAGATCGCTCAGATAGATTGTTTACTTCTAATAGTAATAAAGAGAAATTAAATCGGCTTATAGATTATATTAATTACGAATATGTAGATAATGTAAATACCGATAGTATTGTAGATGTTACCGTAAACGGAATCCTAGAAAATTTAGATCCGCATTCTGTGTATATTCCTAAAGAAGATATGGAGCGTGTGGCCGAAAATATGAAAGGCGATTTTGTTGGTATCGGTATTCATTTTTACACCTATAAAGATACTGTTACGGTTATAAGAACTGTTGAAGATGGCCCTAGCGATAAGGTTGGTATTTTAGGAGGCGACCGTATTATTTATGCCAATGGCGATTCTTTATTTGGAAAACATCTTGTAGATGGCGATATCGTACACAGACTAAAAGGCCCGGTAGACTCGAAAGTACAGTTAAAAGTGTTTAGAAAAGACACGAATGAAATTTTAGATTTTGAAGTGGCTCGCGATCTCATTCCTATTAAAAGTGTAGATGCTAGCTATATGCTTACCAATACCCTGGGTTACATAAAAGTGAACCGTTTTGCAGAATCGACCTTTAAAGAGTTTAAAAAAGCACTATTAGATTTAAAGGCGCAAGGTGCCAAAGAAATGACCATAGATTTGCGAGACAATCCTGGTGGTTTTTTAAGCGTTGCAGAGCAGATTGTTGACGAATTTTTAGAAGATGAAAAACTGATACTATTCACTAAAAATAAAAGTGGAAATATCGATAAAGACTATGCGACGGCAAAAGGCGATTTCGAGCAAGGTGAAGTTTATGTGTTAATAAACGAGAATTCGGCATCGGCCAGCGAAATTGTGGCAGGGGCTTTACAAGATAACGACAAAGGAACCATAGTGGGGCGACGGTCTTACGGAAAAGGTTTAGTGCAACGAGAAATGGAGTTAGGCGATGGTAGTGCTGTGCGTTTAACGGTGTCTCGCTATTACACGCCTACAGGGCGCTCAATTCAGCGATCTTATAGTCATGGAAATAAAGATTATTACGACGAATATTTTGAGCGTTTAGAAAGTGGTGAACTAATAGACCCTACAAAAATTAAAGTTTCCGACTCTTTAAAATTCACAACACCAAAAGGTAAAATTGTATATGGTGGCGGCGGAATTATTCCTGATGTTTTCGTACCGCTAGATACCAATATGCAAAACGAAACCTTATTGTTTTTGGAGCAACGCGGATTTATAAGTTATTTTATTTTCGAAGAGCTAGAAAAAGACAGGCATATGTTTGATGGCTATACCCGTCGTAATTTTATAGATGATTTTATTGTGAGCGACGACTTAGTGATTAAGTTTCAAGATTATTTAAATATGCGTACCGCTTCAAATATTACGTTTGTAGCTTTTCATGAAGAGGTTAAACAATATTTAAAAGCAACTATAGCCGATCAATTATTTGGAAAAGGCGCCTATACAGAAGTCTTTAATGCCAACGACGATATGATTAATGAAGTTCTTAAATTAAGTGAACAACATCAAGACTAG
- a CDS encoding IS1182 family transposase produces the protein MKFIPGKDRKQTCLFPVSLDDSIEYENSVRSIDQFVDSLNLAELGFRSNFTENGPPTYNPAVLLKLYIYGYMNRIRSSRQLEKECRRNIEVMWLLESLAPDHNTISNFRKDNAKAIKKVFFATVQMARNFGLIGATLIAGDSTKFRAQNSKKNNFNKKKIQRHIDYIDNKLEQYNKALEQSDSENEKEEIKKDIDKHQGRRKEYEKLNAQLKASGEPQISTSDPDSKHLIVRNNITEVAYCVQSTVDADHNIPFDYLVTNKNDSKAMGQMLQRAKTILGTNTFTALYDKGYHTGSEFKTANKLGIKTLVAIPGIGRASQAPDPNYNSEHFKYNKEHDTYTCPQGNILKSNGSTYKGRNYRFKQYKTNKCKACPARALCTTSKANGKVVQRSEFHKYIEANAKSVLQNPDAYKKRQAIVEHPYGTIKRQWSFDHIMTKKTMQRASADVGFMFIAYNLKRIWNIIRNTNTLLVQARWSLIRLIKAILTGLEEAYKQNSKYRILAAN, from the coding sequence ATGAAATTCATACCTGGAAAAGACCGAAAACAGACCTGCCTTTTTCCTGTTTCTCTTGATGATTCTATAGAATATGAGAACAGCGTAAGGTCTATAGATCAATTTGTAGATTCACTTAACCTTGCAGAACTAGGATTCCGTTCAAACTTTACCGAAAATGGTCCTCCGACCTATAACCCAGCTGTTCTTCTCAAACTTTACATCTATGGATACATGAACCGTATTCGTTCTTCAAGACAATTAGAAAAAGAATGCAGGCGTAACATTGAAGTCATGTGGCTGCTTGAATCGCTAGCTCCAGATCACAACACCATCAGCAATTTCAGAAAAGATAATGCAAAGGCTATTAAAAAAGTGTTCTTTGCTACCGTGCAAATGGCACGTAATTTTGGGCTTATAGGCGCTACACTTATTGCTGGAGACAGTACTAAGTTTAGAGCTCAGAATAGTAAGAAAAACAATTTTAATAAGAAGAAAATACAGCGTCACATAGATTATATTGACAATAAATTAGAACAATACAACAAAGCTCTTGAACAAAGTGATAGTGAAAATGAAAAAGAGGAAATTAAGAAAGATATTGATAAGCATCAAGGTCGCAGAAAAGAATACGAAAAACTAAATGCACAGTTGAAGGCTTCGGGAGAACCACAAATTTCTACCTCTGATCCCGATAGCAAACATTTAATTGTGCGTAACAATATTACTGAAGTTGCTTACTGTGTACAATCTACTGTAGACGCAGATCACAATATTCCGTTCGACTACTTGGTTACCAATAAAAACGACTCCAAGGCTATGGGACAGATGTTACAGAGAGCTAAAACTATTTTAGGAACGAACACCTTTACGGCGCTCTATGACAAAGGATATCATACGGGAAGTGAATTTAAAACTGCTAATAAACTAGGTATTAAAACCCTTGTTGCTATCCCTGGAATAGGAAGAGCATCGCAAGCTCCAGATCCTAACTATAACTCAGAACATTTTAAATATAATAAAGAACACGACACCTATACTTGCCCACAAGGAAACATACTTAAAAGTAATGGCAGCACTTATAAAGGGCGTAATTATCGTTTCAAACAATACAAAACAAACAAATGTAAAGCTTGCCCCGCAAGAGCATTATGCACAACGTCTAAAGCAAATGGAAAAGTAGTACAACGCAGTGAATTCCATAAATATATTGAAGCCAACGCAAAGAGTGTATTGCAAAATCCTGATGCTTATAAAAAACGCCAAGCCATTGTAGAGCATCCTTACGGAACCATAAAACGTCAGTGGAGTTTTGATCATATCATGACTAAAAAAACGATGCAACGCGCTAGTGCAGATGTAGGGTTTATGTTTATTGCCTATAACTTAAAAAGAATTTGGAATATCATTAGAAATACGAATACACTTCTTGTTCAAGCTCGCTGGTCTTTAATTAGGCTTATTAAAGCTATTCTAACAGGTTTAGAAGAAGCTTACAAACAAAATTCAAAATATAGAATCTTAGCTGCCAACTAA
- a CDS encoding DUF2147 domain-containing protein — MKYLFLLVVLMLSLSVNAQSILGTWETYDDKTNEKKALIEIYQTGDAYFAKIVDKYIGDKNSVCEKCEGDKKNKPIIGLVIIENLKKDGKEYNGGSILDPESGDEYSCYVKLVDNNKLKVRGFLGMALLGRTQYWLRKE, encoded by the coding sequence ATGAAATATTTGTTTTTACTAGTCGTTTTAATGTTAAGTCTTTCTGTTAATGCTCAAAGTATTCTTGGAACATGGGAAACTTACGATGATAAAACCAACGAAAAAAAGGCACTAATTGAAATCTATCAAACTGGCGATGCCTATTTTGCAAAAATAGTCGACAAATATATTGGCGATAAAAATTCTGTATGCGAAAAGTGTGAAGGCGATAAAAAAAATAAACCGATCATTGGTTTAGTTATTATAGAGAATCTTAAAAAAGACGGAAAAGAGTATAATGGTGGAAGCATTCTAGATCCTGAATCGGGAGATGAATATAGCTGTTATGTGAAGTTGGTAGATAACAATAAACTTAAAGTAAGAGGTTTTCTAGGGATGGCGCTTTTAGGAAGAACTCAGTACTGGCTTAGAAAAGAGTAG
- a CDS encoding MarC family protein, whose amino-acid sequence MQFNFKEIFTAFMILFAVIDIIGNIPIVIDLRKKMGQIQSEKASVIAGAILIVFLFLGKSILNLIGIDVNSFAVAGSFILFFIALEMILGITLYKQEEQSAVTATVFPLAFPLIAGPGSLTTLLSLRAEFRTENIIVAVLLNVILIYVVLKTSSTIERLIGQNGINIIRKVFGVILLAIAVKLFAHNIKALFI is encoded by the coding sequence ATGCAGTTCAATTTTAAAGAAATATTTACAGCCTTTATGATTCTATTTGCTGTAATAGATATTATTGGAAACATCCCTATCGTAATCGATTTGCGAAAAAAAATGGGACAAATTCAGAGCGAAAAAGCGTCCGTTATAGCCGGAGCTATTTTAATTGTATTTTTATTTTTAGGAAAAAGTATCTTAAATTTAATTGGGATAGACGTAAATTCTTTTGCCGTTGCAGGTTCTTTTATCCTGTTTTTTATTGCCTTAGAAATGATTTTAGGTATTACGTTATACAAACAAGAAGAACAATCTGCGGTTACCGCAACAGTGTTCCCTTTAGCGTTTCCGCTAATTGCTGGCCCTGGAAGTTTAACCACCCTATTATCGTTACGAGCAGAATTTAGAACTGAAAATATTATTGTAGCCGTATTATTAAACGTAATTTTAATCTATGTAGTCCTTAAAACATCGTCTACAATAGAACGTTTAATAGGACAAAACGGAATTAATATAATTCGTAAAGTTTTTGGCGTTATATTACTAGCCATTGCAGTAAAATTATTTGCACACAACATTAAAGCCTTATTTATTTAA
- a CDS encoding UvrD-helicase domain-containing protein: MQTTKTDLSGLNEKQRQAVVSECKRLLVLAGAGSGKTKTLLQKLIYLIEEKGVNPSNILAITFTKNAANEMLDRLIISADDTEEYAEILADKNRTTKEKDTERYFFTKKHKWIDNLTLRTFHSLCYSIIRNFGVNEFDNKFKIIGDTKAKDDEFAKYSATETIFEVIHKILIENCESNKYLFDLKRYILDYMIDKIHIEKDKRISLPKDGKYYTTLNGTKVRSKSEQYIADWLYRHSIKFEYEPNVNFRDFDFRPDFYIPEANLYLEHVSQKSYPTKGKEQQFNKANKLLVKTFEHQTKDTALFNLALERIVKNRLPSNYHFSTALSFEEEFKSYHKEVKDFLRQTMRVIDMVKVENLPTKTVLEQSKKDQHERVRDFYKLAIPVIEQYQLYCTNKSYLDFNDMITRTISLFKNHKEIAEKFRGKYEYILVDEFQDVNNLQVELIKLLLTDSNQLFCVGDDWQSIYGFRGSNVDYIVNFKDHFKESETIKLSMNYRSTEHIVGASNEVIKHNKFKVDKDVRSNKKSSSKIHVYAGKNLAENLEYVLDQVNKLKDKGYTKEDILFLYRRSKMYSAYFERFKQERVFVSGKTIHASKGLEAKAVFIIGLTEGGGGFPDIWMEDRIYQVIKKSNHNLLLEEERRLFYVAITRAKDDLFLITEKGNESSFIKEIPDDFTFKTSIPFKSVIEEITLCSNCSNRLDEGFAYCPYCGEEQKIDE, encoded by the coding sequence ATGCAAACAACCAAAACCGATTTAAGCGGACTTAATGAAAAACAGAGACAAGCAGTAGTTTCAGAATGTAAAAGACTTCTAGTTTTAGCAGGTGCAGGTTCGGGAAAAACAAAAACATTACTTCAAAAATTAATTTACTTAATTGAAGAAAAAGGCGTTAACCCAAGTAATATTTTGGCAATTACATTTACAAAAAACGCTGCCAATGAAATGCTCGATAGGTTAATCATCTCAGCAGACGACACAGAGGAATATGCTGAAATTCTTGCCGACAAAAATCGAACAACAAAAGAAAAAGACACAGAACGTTACTTTTTTACAAAAAAACATAAGTGGATTGACAACTTAACATTACGAACTTTTCACAGCCTTTGTTATAGCATTATCCGAAACTTTGGCGTGAATGAGTTTGATAACAAATTCAAAATTATTGGAGATACCAAAGCAAAAGATGATGAATTTGCAAAATACTCGGCAACAGAAACTATTTTTGAAGTCATCCATAAAATCTTAATCGAAAACTGTGAATCAAATAAGTATCTATTCGATTTGAAAAGATACATATTGGATTATATGATTGACAAAATCCACATTGAAAAAGACAAACGTATTTCTCTACCAAAAGATGGAAAATATTACACAACATTAAATGGTACAAAAGTTCGGTCAAAATCCGAACAATATATAGCGGATTGGCTTTATCGACACAGCATTAAATTTGAATATGAACCAAACGTAAACTTTAGAGATTTTGATTTTCGACCAGACTTTTATATTCCAGAAGCTAATCTTTATTTAGAACACGTAAGTCAAAAAAGCTATCCAACAAAAGGAAAAGAACAGCAGTTTAACAAAGCCAATAAGCTACTTGTTAAAACATTTGAGCACCAAACAAAAGATACTGCACTATTCAATTTAGCTTTAGAACGAATTGTAAAAAATAGATTGCCTTCAAATTATCATTTTTCAACTGCTTTATCATTCGAAGAAGAATTTAAATCATATCACAAAGAAGTTAAGGACTTCCTTCGACAAACTATGCGAGTAATTGATATGGTAAAAGTGGAGAACTTACCAACTAAAACAGTTTTAGAACAATCGAAAAAAGACCAACACGAAAGAGTAAGAGATTTTTATAAACTTGCAATTCCAGTTATTGAGCAATATCAATTGTATTGCACCAACAAATCATATTTAGACTTTAATGATATGATTACAAGAACTATTTCTTTATTTAAAAATCATAAGGAAATAGCAGAAAAATTTAGAGGAAAATATGAGTACATTCTTGTAGATGAGTTTCAAGACGTGAATAACTTACAAGTTGAATTAATAAAACTTTTGCTAACAGACAGTAACCAACTTTTCTGTGTTGGAGACGATTGGCAAAGTATTTATGGTTTTAGAGGTTCAAACGTAGATTATATAGTCAACTTTAAAGACCATTTTAAAGAATCTGAAACTATAAAATTGAGTATGAATTACAGAAGCACAGAACATATAGTTGGTGCAAGTAATGAAGTAATCAAACACAACAAATTCAAGGTTGACAAAGATGTACGCTCAAATAAAAAGTCAAGTAGTAAAATTCACGTTTATGCAGGTAAAAATCTTGCTGAGAACCTTGAGTACGTTCTTGACCAAGTAAATAAACTAAAAGACAAAGGTTATACAAAAGAAGACATCCTATTTCTTTATCGAAGAAGTAAAATGTATAGTGCATATTTTGAAAGATTTAAACAGGAACGAGTGTTTGTCTCAGGTAAAACAATTCACGCCTCTAAAGGGCTTGAAGCAAAAGCTGTTTTTATCATTGGATTGACAGAAGGAGGCGGTGGATTTCCAGATATTTGGATGGAAGACAGAATTTATCAAGTAATCAAAAAATCAAATCACAATTTACTACTTGAAGAAGAAAGGCGACTATTTTATGTGGCAATTACAAGAGCAAAAGACGACTTATTTTTAATCACGGAAAAAGGAAATGAATCGAGTTTTATAAAAGAAATCCCAGATGACTTTACATTTAAAACAAGTATTCCTTTTAAATCAGTAATTGAGGAAATAACCTTATGCTCGAATTGCAGCAACAGATTGGACGAAGGATTTGCATATTGTCCTTATTGCGGAGAAGAACAAAAAATAGATGAATAA
- a CDS encoding deoxycytidylate deaminase, protein MPKKKQLKYDKAYLRIAREWGKLSFCERKQVGAVIVKDRMIISDGFNGTPTGFENFCEDEEGYTKWYVLHAEANAILKVAASTQSCKGATLYITLSPCKECSKLIHQAGIVRVVYCQKYKDNSGLEFLEKAGIIIEYIEDLSA, encoded by the coding sequence ATGCCGAAAAAAAAGCAGCTTAAATACGATAAAGCTTATTTACGAATAGCTAGAGAGTGGGGAAAATTATCCTTTTGTGAACGCAAACAAGTAGGGGCCGTTATTGTAAAAGATCGCATGATAATTTCAGACGGTTTTAATGGTACACCTACAGGCTTTGAAAATTTCTGCGAAGATGAGGAAGGCTATACCAAATGGTATGTTTTACATGCCGAAGCTAATGCCATTTTAAAGGTTGCAGCCTCTACGCAATCCTGTAAAGGAGCTACATTGTATATCACGCTATCGCCTTGTAAAGAATGTAGTAAGTTAATTCATCAAGCGGGAATTGTACGCGTGGTGTACTGCCAAAAATACAAGGATAATTCGGGATTAGAATTTTTAGAAAAAGCAGGTATTATTATAGAATACATCGAAGATTTATCGGCATAA
- a CDS encoding ribonuclease H1 domain-containing protein has translation MSKKKKKYYVVWKGFKTGILESWEECKNSIHGFKGAEYKSFKTLELAKKAYSENYDEYKGKTIFESTLSKEQLALIGEPNLETVSVDAACSGSPGIVEYQCVDTKTKEKIFHYGPLYESTNNIGEFLGLVHTLAHMKKTNDKRPIYTDSKIAMGWVRDKTHRTNLEKCEQNEKSFELLERAVKWLETNDIENKILKWETQAWGEIPADFGRK, from the coding sequence GTGAGTAAGAAAAAGAAAAAATATTATGTAGTATGGAAAGGTTTTAAAACAGGAATTTTAGAATCTTGGGAAGAGTGTAAAAACTCAATTCACGGATTTAAAGGAGCGGAATACAAATCGTTTAAAACACTTGAACTTGCTAAAAAAGCATATTCTGAAAACTATGACGAATACAAAGGTAAAACGATATTTGAAAGCACACTATCAAAAGAACAGCTTGCATTAATTGGAGAACCAAATTTGGAGACTGTTTCAGTAGATGCAGCTTGTAGTGGAAGTCCAGGAATTGTAGAGTATCAATGTGTTGACACTAAAACAAAAGAGAAAATATTTCATTATGGACCACTTTATGAATCGACAAATAATATTGGGGAATTTTTAGGTTTGGTACACACGCTTGCTCATATGAAAAAAACAAATGACAAAAGACCAATTTATACCGATAGTAAAATTGCTATGGGTTGGGTAAGAGACAAAACACATAGAACTAATCTTGAAAAATGTGAGCAAAATGAAAAATCATTTGAATTACTTGAAAGAGCTGTAAAATGGTTAGAAACAAATGATATAGAAAACAAAATTCTAAAATGGGAAACTCAAGCTTGGGGAGAAATTCCAGCTGATTTCGGAAGAAAATAA
- a CDS encoding DUF1398 domain-containing protein — protein sequence MFTVEQIELAHSKIKSGAEFPKYIEEIKQIGVVAFETWVSDSHTEYFGKDNFRTKSKPKYEELLIADYTDKQKFEEYLKIHQKGETDYFTFCKHCAETGIEKWIVNLEKMTCIYFDKVGNEVTLEKVPTV from the coding sequence ATGTTTACAGTAGAACAAATTGAATTAGCCCATAGTAAGATTAAATCAGGGGCGGAATTTCCAAAGTACATCGAGGAAATTAAACAAATCGGAGTTGTGGCATTTGAAACTTGGGTATCGGATAGTCATACTGAATATTTTGGAAAGGACAATTTTCGGACGAAATCTAAACCGAAATATGAAGAATTGCTTATAGCGGATTATACTGATAAGCAAAAATTTGAAGAATATTTGAAAATCCACCAAAAAGGAGAAACAGACTATTTTACATTTTGTAAACATTGTGCTGAAACAGGAATTGAGAAATGGATAGTAAATCTTGAAAAAATGACCTGTATTTATTTTGACAAAGTTGGAAATGAAGTTACACTTGAAAAGGTACCAACTGTATAA
- a CDS encoding HupE/UreJ family protein, translated as MLDDFLFYVQYGVNHVLDINGYDHVLFLLVLTVSYVFKDWKRVLVLVSLFTLGHTISLVLAAYNVVKINGVLVEFLIPITILIMALYNVFTAGKTIQKGAGVLFFSALFFGIIHGLGFAREFHLLVGGKRDKLLPLLEFGLGIEVAQIIIVFVVLCLSVVMQSVFRFSKRDWVLVMSSIVIGLVIPMILENELIS; from the coding sequence ATGCTAGACGATTTTCTTTTTTACGTACAATACGGTGTAAATCATGTGTTAGATATTAATGGTTACGACCATGTATTATTTTTATTGGTGCTTACCGTGTCTTATGTTTTTAAAGATTGGAAACGCGTTCTGGTACTCGTATCTCTATTTACGCTAGGCCATACTATTTCTTTGGTTTTAGCGGCTTATAATGTGGTTAAAATCAATGGTGTTTTGGTCGAATTTTTAATTCCCATAACCATTCTTATAATGGCACTTTATAATGTGTTTACAGCTGGTAAGACCATCCAAAAAGGTGCCGGGGTGTTGTTTTTTTCAGCGTTGTTTTTCGGAATTATTCACGGTTTAGGTTTTGCTAGAGAGTTTCATTTATTAGTGGGTGGTAAACGAGATAAGTTGCTCCCATTGTTGGAGTTCGGATTAGGCATAGAGGTGGCGCAAATTATAATCGTGTTTGTTGTATTGTGTCTCAGTGTTGTTATGCAATCGGTATTTAGATTTTCTAAACGCGACTGGGTCTTAGTCATGTCGTCTATAGTAATTGGTTTGGTTATTCCTATGATTTTAGAAAATGAATTAATCTCCTAA